From the Toxoplasma gondii ME49 chromosome VIIa, whole genome shotgun sequence genome, one window contains:
- a CDS encoding oxidoreductase, putative (encoded by transcript TGME49_304470~Signal peptide predicted by SignalP 2.0 HMM (probability 0.686) with cleavage site probability 0.178 at residue 51~Predicted trans-membrane domain (TMHMM2.0):32-52:58-81): MRVGTAFVLFPSLHSVSVPPVSKMLLFVARNTVSTLLALAAIFLLPFLALGGTASGFASLLVSVPLLILFVFVYCAQVAAVRFPLGSKSASSCVEEACGDREQNGKRGARLSNHLPGDGETQQPVSFLALLRLVFQYAVSRVFPLWRVDLALPYRIEGRHVLISGGSKGIGLSLALECVRKRAKVISLVARTLSTLQDAQSLCIEEAKNHSISMAIQVIQADLADASTVQETLEKAVNLEGSVVFSDEAHELKTSFELEKLSAPSKKGPRHASGLCPVDFLFCNAAAVEPRTLETTPSSEVCRILDMNMKSTILQIKAVLPCMQRRHFGCICFTNSIAALVPIYGLALYSATKAGFTALFTALEQETAGSNILFANAYLPSVDTPGFQREKEVRPTLTAKLEGTITVRSADAVARDVVDQIERGKNCITVCEDGWLLSRRAATFCSSTSFANLVFEVLGAGFVRFYLVWMHALFQFTSARERKQAFTETGETDESADATKKRS; the protein is encoded by the exons ATGCGTGTTGGAACTGCTTTCGTGCTCTTTCCGTCGCTGCACTCTGTCTCAGTTCCCCCTGTCTCTAAAATGTTATTGTTTGTCGCACGCAACACCGTCTCTACCCTCCTGGCACTCGCGGCTATCTTTCTGCTGCCGTTCTTGGCGCTCGGAGGCACGGCGAgcggcttcgcttctctgctggtTTCAGTCCCTTTGCTcattctcttcgtttttgtcTACTGCGCCCAAGTCGCTGCTGTACGATTCCCCTTGGGCTCAAAATCCGCTTCCTCGTGTGTAGAAGAAGCATGCGGCGACCGAGAGCAGAACGGAAAGAGGGGCGCGAGACTGTCTAACCACCTACCAGGCGACGGTGAGACGCAGCAACCCGTcagcttcctcgctcttcttcgtctggtCTTCCAGTACGCTGTGTCGCGAGTCTTTCCGCTCTGGAGGGTGGACTTGGCTCTCCCGTATCGCATAGAAGGGCGCCATGTGCTCATCAGTGGAGGGTCAAAAGGCATTGGCTTGTCCCTCGCCTTGGAGTGTGTTCGGAAACGCGCGAAAGTGATTTCTCTCGTTGCCCGGACGCTCTCAACTCTGCAAGATGCACAGTCCCTGTGCatcgaggaggcgaagaaccaCTCAATTTCTATGGCGATACAAGTCATCCAAGCAGACTTGGCAGATGCTTCGACCGTTCAAGAGACTCTGGAAAAAGCAGTGAATCTTGAG GGAAgcgttgttttctctgaCGAGGCGCACGAGCTGAAGACGTCATTCGAGCTCGAGAAGTTGTCTGCGCCGTCAAAGAAGGGACCCAGACACGCCAGTGGATTATGTCCGGTGGATTTTCTGTTTTGTAACGCGGCGGCGGTAGAGCCGAGAACCTTGGAGACAACGCCGTCTTCGGAAGTGTGCAGGATTCTCGACATGAACATGAAGTCGACAATCCTCCAAATCAAGGCGGTGCtgccctgcatgcagcgcagaCACTTCGGGTGTATATGCTTCACAAACAGCATCGCGGCTCTCGTCCCCATCTACGGTCTCGCACTCTACTCAGCGACGAAGGCCGGTTTCACGGCGCTCTTTACGGCGCTCGAACAAGAAACCGCCGGTTCCAACATTCTTTTCGCAAATGCATATCTCCCTTCTGTCGACACTCCAGGGTTccaacgagagaaagaagtcagACCGACG ctgaCGGCGAAGCTCGAGGGCACCATCACTGTGCGTTCTGCAGACGCAGTCGCTAGAGATGTTGTCGATCAGATTGAAAGGG GGAAAAACTGCATTACAGTCTGCGAAGACGGATGGCTCCTCAGCAGGCGCGCGGCAACGTTCTGCTCTT ccACATCGTTTGCGAATCTGGTCTTTGAAGTGCTTGGGGCAGGATTCGTAAG ATTTTACCTAGTCTGGATGCATGCCCTATTCCAGTTCACGTCtgccagagagaggaagcaggcgTTTACGGAGACCGGGGAAACAGACGAGTCCGCGGATGccacgaagaagcggagctAA
- a CDS encoding 3-oxo-5-alpha-steroid 4-dehydrogenase (encoded by transcript TGME49_304480~Predicted trans-membrane domain (TMHMM2.0):44-67:155-178:270-293), whose product MAFSLPGMVLERALSVTRSLLKMLTKFLLQEPAAEHVEVDKSGVYLFWAAVGLAAFGLVTVVGQIFIRAPWGKFRNDAKSRVWGPSVPCAVAWMIQECPSFFIPFSVLVGTEWLAGRPINKILLVLFTTHYAHRSLVYPARLYVHTRYQENQSMPLGISAMAVLFCTYNGMIQSWSAISFDYSSELDPFLAPRASVDDCSAALRLISGVCVFLWGMSVNIRSDYILMKLRVTSDRITPNPVLSASAYRIPEGLWFNYVSCANYFGEICEWAGYAIACNTYVALSFAVFTLCFLTGRGVQVHRWYLQHFEERYPSGRKAVIPFIV is encoded by the exons ATGGCTTTTTCTTTGCCTGGAATGGTGCTAGAGAGAGCGCTGTCCGTTACCAGAAGCCTGTTGAAAATGCTCACAAAGTTTCTGCTTCAAGAACCAGCGGCTGAACATGTTGAAGTTGACAAATCTGGCGTATACCTCTTTTGGGCGGCCGTTGGACTTGCAGCGTTTGGACTCGTCACGGTCGTGGGACAAATATTTATCAG AGCTCCATGGGGAAAGTTTCGAAACGATGCGAAGAGCCGAGTGTGGGGGCCTTCGGTTCCTTGCGCCGTGGCGTGGATGATTCAGGAGTGTCCATCGTTTTTCATACCGTTTTCCGTGCTGGTTGGAACAGAATGGCTTGCGG GTCGCCCCATCAACAAAATCCTGCTAGTGCTGTTCACCACCCACTACGCCCACAGGTCGCTAGTTTACCCCGCTCGTCTCTACGTTCACACACGCTACCAAGAAAACCAGTCGATGCCGCTTGGAATTTCCGCAATGGCGGTCCTTTTCTGCACGTACAACGGCATGATTCAAAGTTGGAGCGCGATATCTTTCGACTACTCCTCAGAA CTCGACCCGTTCCTAGCCCCTCGTGCTTCTGTTGATGATTGCTCAGCGGCACTTCGTCTTATATCCGGAGTTTGTGTCTTTCTATGGGGAATGTCAGTGAACATCCGTTCAGACTACATCCTGATGAAGTTGCGTGTCACTAGCGACCGT ATTACGCCGAATCCTGtactctctgcttctgcttaCAGAATTCCTGAGGGTCTCTGGTTCAACTATGTATCGTGTGCAAATTACTTTGGCGAGATCTGTGAGTGGGCAGGTTACGCCATCGCATGCAACACGTACGTGGCACTGAGCTTCGCTGTTTTCACTTTATGCTTTCTCACGGGTCGTGGTGTTCAAGTGCATCGCTGGTACTTGCAGCACTTCGAGGAAAGATACCCCTCTGGGAGGAAAGCGGTAATTCCGTTCATTGTGTAA
- a CDS encoding zinc finger, C3HC4 type (RING finger) domain-containing protein (encoded by transcript TGME49_304460~Predicted trans-membrane domain (TMHMM2.0):11-29:38-61:146-169:178-201:221-244), with protein MAGIHVRYRTYALLSLLSVVTLVLRTWYVHEELYTVVAVLSTGKIALALFYNCAFMLFLGLGKLAMRLMVGSLRDLEMEQVIDSGRGFLLDTVLFLVLSSPTLDGAEVSTHALAKFLLIVVSLKTAHLVVQIRGGTLFEVGNPRTSVLLRICIALFSLLLLDICAVHFFFVNSSKASTFYLWLLFECLGMLVSCAISTLKFAVHVVDVRLDNGWAAKSAVIFYLELIHDVTSLVIFLLFMSVFFITQPSRLPLYMTADIIHVVKTLYKRILSFKRYRALTKNLEIRFPDATAEELETADTCIICRDLLFEGSKKLPCSHIFHIDCLRSWLVQQQSCPTCRADIPSDDSPSTTAPGTATEAPPQHPRSGVPDQNVEMDRGDSRTVSASSPVSFDRPTSTDPVPQSDAEGHDKTDRSVGFAEIPDGHPERSGGGLLGDARLRGIDNHWTNVSANTLATQALLQSLQLACQTCDFYRLHASLWTIEAQRAQLAASRLQALRYCQAPQRSGSLDADTQRVSGQQGPGSNDASAPAPTAENEAGAMGQSASQGPAINRGRNFIVVCPSHLFHHQGSGMLPPPMYFPSLMPSFDATQMPSGFAEVPSSSSHATPKLGPSDCVNGEWPGQASAGSAFDFAHGGEGFFCHSVPRLQPSPLQTRPYSSDYVGSSSLSGLAAVAPAANAPLPSQTRISPCVGENRTPDSGPGNGQEERTI; from the exons ATGGCGGGAATCCACGTTCGCTATCGCACCTAcgcgcttctgtcgctcctcAGCGTCGTCACGCTGGTGCTGCGGACGTGGTACGTCCACGAGGAGTTGTACACAGTCGTTGCAGTGCTGAGTACAGGCAAAATTGCCCTTGCGCTGTTCTACAACTGTGCGTTCATGCTCTTTCTCGGGCTCGGCAAACTCGCGATGCGTCTGATGGTCGGGAGTCTGCGGGACCTGGAGATGGAGCAAGTCATCGACAGCGGTAGAGGCTTCCTCCTCGACAcagttctcttcctcgttctctcttccccgaCGCTCGACGGCGCCGAGGTCTCTACCCACGCCCTCGCCAAGTTTCTCCTCATCGTCGTCTCCCTCAAGACTGCCCACCTCGTTGTCCAGATTCGCGGCGGAACG CTGTTTGAGGTCGGCAATCCTCGCACGAGTGTGCTGCTCAGGATATGCATCGCTCTGTTTAGTCTCCTCCTGCTCGACATCTGCGCtgtccacttcttcttcgtcaatTCAAGCAAGGCTTCGACTTTCTATCTCTGGCTTCTCTTCGAG TGCCTGGGAATGCTCGTCTCCTGCGCTATCAGCACCCTCAAGTTCGCCGTTCACGTCGTCGACGTCCGCCTAGACAACG GATGGGCAGCCAAGTCAGCTGTCATTTTCTACCTCGAGCTCATCCACGATGTCACAAGTCTTGTTATCTTCCTG CTCTTCATGTCGGTCTTTTTCATCACGCAACCAAGTCGACTGCCGCTGTACATGACCGCGGACATCATCCACGTTGTCAAGACCCTTTACAAGCGCATCTTGTCTTTCAAGAGGTACCGCGCACTCACCAAGAATCTCGAAATTAG GTTCCCAGATGCGACGGCTGAAGAGTTAGAAACGGCAGACACCTGCATCATCTGCAGAGATCTCCTCTTTGAAGGGTCGAAGAAACTTCCATGCAGCCATATTTTCCACATCGACTGTCTCCG CTCCTGGCTTGTGCAGCAACAGTCCTGTCCTACTTGTCGTGCGGACATACCCAGCGACGATTCCCCATCAACCACGGCCCCTGGCACCGCGACTGAGGCTCCACCACAGCACCCCCGCAGTGGCGTGCCCGATCAGAATGTCGAGATGGACAGGGGAGACAGTAGGACGGTGTCAGCCTCTTCCCCTGTGTCTTTTGATCGGCCAACTTCGACAGATCCCGTCCCTCAGAGCGACGCTGAGGGGCACGATAAAACCGACCGTTCAGTTGGCTTCGCAGAAATACCCGATGGACATCCTGAGAGGAGTGGAGGCGGATTACTTGGCGACGCGAGGCTTCGTGGTATTGATAATCACTGGACCAACGTCTCCGCGAACACTCTGGCGACACAGGCACTGCTacagtctctgcagctcgctTGTCAGACT tgtgaTTTCTAccgcttgcatgcgtcgttgTGGACGATTGAGGCTCAGCGGGCGCAGTTGGCAGCGTCTCGTTTGCAAGCACTACGTTATTGTCAAGCTCCTCAACGGAGTGGAAGTTTGGACGCAGACACCCAGAGAGTTTCTGGGCAGCAGGGGCCTGGGAGCAACGATGCGTCGGCACCTGCGCCAACAGCAGAGAATGAAGCTGGAGCCATGGGACAGTCTGCATCACAGGGTCCTGCGATAAACCGTGGTAGAAATTTTATAGTTGTCTGCCCTAGTCACCTGTTTCATCATCAAGGAAGCGGGATGTTGCCGCCGCCAATGTACTTTCCATCGCTGATGCCATCATTCGACGCAACACAGATGCCGTCAGGATTTGCTGAAGTaccctcctcttcctcgcatGCCACCCCCAAGTTGGGACCTAGCGATTGTGTGAACGGTGAATGGCCTGGGCAGGCTTCCGCAGGTTCAGCATTCGACTTCGCGCATGGAGGCGAGGGTTTTTTCTGTCATAGTGTTCCGCGTTTGCAGCCATCGCCTCTCCAGACACGACCGTACTCAAGCGACTACGTTGGGAGTTCGTCTTTATCAGGTTTGGCAGCGGTGGCACCAGCGGCGAATGCTCCCCTGCCATCACAGACGAGAATTTCACCATGCGTGGGCGAAAATAGGACCCCAGATAGTGGGCCCGGAAATGGGCAAGAGGAGCGGACAATCTAA
- a CDS encoding hypothetical protein (encoded by transcript TGME49_304500~Predicted trans-membrane domain (TMHMM2.0):42-65:69-92): protein MPPRILYLHGLEGGRGSEKEKMLEKVFGKQDVKAVNLKTRQTIMLFTGLFTLLAVLFICGFVACFVLLKWYIGLLVTLLGILVLAGGYWVAGRVVTQYMVKQAKRLAEKKFKEFRPNVIVAETFGAVVALNMNVPKVAMILLSPAQDQYTRFMKMSTYWGIGAYPYVMVVHGSHDKTIPLDDSVRLIETSEVGRCRLEVVDDNHALKGVTEEDLQNWVKEVYTIGKQQAKKMAAAGDKQVDLSLFGDDDDDVKTSAGTSDAV, encoded by the exons ATGCCGCCGCGAATCCTGTATCTCCACGGCCTGGAGGGCGGCCGTGGgtcggagaaagagaagatgcTGGAGAAGGTTTTTGGAAAGCAAGATGTGAAGGCTGTCAATCTCAAGACGCGCCAGACGATCATGCTATTTACTGGGCTGTTCACCCTCTTGGCCGTCTTATTTATTTGTGGCTTTGT GGCCTGTTTCGTGTTACTCAAGTGGTACATCGGTCTTTTGGTAACACTCCTAGGC ATCCTCGTGCTGGCTGGAGGTTACTGGGTTGCCGGCAGGGTCGTCACTCAGTATATGGTGAAGCAGGCAAAACGGCTGGCAGAGAAGAAGTTCAAAGAATTCAGGCCGAATGTGATAGTTGCCGAGACATTTGGAGCGGTCGTCGCTTTGAACATGAATGTCCCTAAAGTGGCGATG atttTGCTATCTCCAGCGCAGGACCAGTACACTCGGTTCATGAAGATGAGCACGTACTGGGGAATCGGTGCATATCCATACGTCATGGTTGTCCACGGATCCCACGACAAAACCATTCCCCTTGATGACTCCGTTCGCCTTATCGAGACCAGCGAAGTGGGCCGATGCAGACTGGAAGTTGTTG ATGACAATCATGCACTGAAGGGTGTAACAGAGGAAGACCTTCAGAACTGGGTGAAAGAAGTTTACACAATCGGGAAGCAGCAAGCTAAAAAGATGGCCGCAGCTGGTGACAAGCAGGTGGATCTTTCCCTCTTCGGCGACGATGATGATGATGTCAAAACATCTGCTGGAACATCTGATGCAGTTTAA
- a CDS encoding cation-transporting ATPase (encoded by transcript TGME49_304450~Predicted trans-membrane domain (TMHMM2.0):11-34:43-63:102-125:139-162) — MSTGAESAFRQVTEFGSNGGGTMGAIALLTGLVYSNVVCDMNLAGWNLVNGVLLLTLAFICFFELRVSPMAMQLTYKILSADCSVDELLSQGVIPASIAIGRIAIPVLLFIWTIHGVTSALYGTCSSTAPLLFGISLTEMLVQLACFVATASYMVHASGLTWAQVQANLRTLTVKLIDVFSRGATAVASALGEGIVAIHRGMKTAAEWSVDTAKRLEVFSLPHISCSETRFQDLGYPPSMYDVQMQVILQRLLKKVTLTPTYVIRLAR; from the exons ATGTCTACGGGAGCCGAATCTGCGTTTCGACAGGTGACAGAGTTTGGATCGAATGGCGGGGGTACTATGGGTGCGATCGCGCTTTTAACAG GCCTCGTTTACTCGAACGTCGTGTGCGACATGAACCTC GCGGGATGGAACCTTGTCAATGGGGTGCTTCTCTTGACGCTGGCTTTTATATGTTTTTTCGAGTTGCGAGTGTCGCCAATGGCTATGCAG CTTACGTATAAGATCTTGTCTGCTGACTGCTCTGTCGACGAACTGTTATCACAG GGAGTCATACCCGCATCTATTGCCATAGGCCGGATAGCGATTCCTGTTCTCCTTTTCATATG GACAATCCATGGAGTGACGTCGGCACTCTATGGCACCTGCAGTTCAACGGCACCGCTGTTGTTCGGAATTAGCCTCACGGAGATGCTTGTTCAGCTTGCATGCTTTGTCGCAACAGCCTCGTACATG GTACATGCCAGTGGTCTGACTTGGGCCCAGGTTCAAGCGAACCTTCGGACACTTACCGTTAAA TTGATCGACGTCTTCTCGCGGGGTGCCACTGCCGTTGCCAGTGCTCTCGGTGAGGGGATTGTGGCCATTCACAGGGGGATGAAAACCGCCGCTGAGTGGTCCGTCGATACGGCAAAGCGGTTAGAAGTATTTTCACTGCCTCATATTTCGTGCTcggaaacgcgttttcagGATCTGGGCTACCCGCCCTCAATGTACGATGTGCAAATGCAAGTCATTTTGCAACGTCTGCTTAAGAAAGTGACCCTGACTCCCACGTATGTCATCAGACTGGCACGGTGA
- a CDS encoding hypothetical protein (encoded by transcript TGME49_304490~Predicted trans-membrane domain (TMHMM2.0):83-106:109-132), which yields MATPPERSPSGTNTTSAGSLQTDHLTDKKPAAGGAEEGRNLPMRVMYLHELRAFPDPNIQHMLEECVGKENLIIPKFKSKRIMTWFGICFGVLLLVLIGAVVTAFVNNSMMTGILSLVATLVVSGIVFSLAGRAVTSLMVKQAVTSAEEAFKESKPNVIVASSLGAVVCLQMDIPKLPVLLLSPALDQYYRYMHLKPLASIADYPYVIIVHGSVDSEIPLDDSIRLIETSEVGRCRLEVVDDGHKLSSLTAADFRRWVDEVFERGREAVTKMSQAGVKSVDLSLFQNADVASLS from the exons ATGGCAACGCCACCCGAACGGTCCCCTAGCGGGACAAACACCACCAGTGCTGGGAGCCTGCAGACGGACCACCTCACCGACAAGAAGCCGGCCGCAGGCGGAGCCGAAGAAGGTCGCAACCTCCCAATGCGAGTTATGTACCTGCATGA GCTGAGGGCCTTTCCTGACCCGAACATCCAACATATGCTGGAGGAATGCGTCGGGAAGGAAAATCTTATCATTCCAAAGTTCAAGTCCAAGCGGATCATGACGTGGTTCGGTATTTGTTTTGGCGTCCTTTTGCTCGTTCTGATTGGAGCTGTTGTGACGGCATTTGTCAATAACAGCATGATGACTGGGATTCTCTCGCTGGTAGCAACG CTCGTTGTAAGCGGGATTGTCTTCTCCCTGGCCGGACGGGCAGTTACAAGCCTCATGGTCAAGCAAGCAGTTACATCCGCTGAAGAGGCCTTCAAGGAGTCGAAGCCGAACGTCATTgtggcgtcttctctcggagCCGTTGTGTGCCTTCAAATGGACATTCCCAAACTGCCTGTT TTACTCCTCAGTCCAGCGCTTGACCAGTACTACCGCTACATGCATTTGAAGCCTCTAGCATCCATTGCGGACTACCCATACGTCATCATCGTCCACGGAAGCGTTGACAGCGAAATTCCTCTAGACGATTCGATTCGCCTCATCGAAACCTCCGAAGTAGGCAGGTGCAGGCTGGAGGTTGTGGATGACGGCCACAAGCTGTCAAGTCTAACTGCAGCTGATTTCAG GCGATGGGTCGATGAAGTTTTTGAACGTGGACGCGAAGCCGTTACCAAGATGAGCCAGGCGGGAGTCAAGTCTGTAGATCTATCGCTGTTCCAAAACGCGGACGTTGCAAGCCTCTCGTGA